From one Nonomuraea polychroma genomic stretch:
- a CDS encoding response regulator: MGIRIVIADDQAMVRAGLRMVVDSDPGMEVVGEAADGREAVAVARRTRPDIVLMDISMPRLDGLSAAKELLDTPSPPKVITLTTFDTDENLYAALRAGTSGFLLKVSPPEQLLEAIRVVHAGDALLDPAVTSRVIATFAGRADPTPSPMLAELTPRELEVLRLLARGLTNAEIAGELYVGEATVKTHVARVLMKLSLRDRAQAVVFAYETGVVRPGAA; the protein is encoded by the coding sequence GTGGGCATTCGCATAGTCATCGCCGACGACCAGGCGATGGTCAGGGCCGGGTTGCGTATGGTCGTCGACAGCGACCCCGGCATGGAAGTCGTCGGTGAGGCCGCCGACGGGCGCGAGGCCGTCGCCGTGGCCCGGCGCACGCGCCCGGACATCGTCCTCATGGACATCTCGATGCCCAGACTCGACGGGTTGTCCGCGGCCAAGGAGCTCCTCGACACGCCGTCCCCGCCGAAGGTCATCACGTTGACCACGTTCGACACCGACGAGAACCTCTACGCCGCCTTACGCGCCGGCACCAGCGGCTTCCTGCTGAAGGTCTCGCCGCCGGAGCAGCTGCTCGAGGCGATCAGGGTGGTGCACGCCGGTGACGCGCTGCTCGACCCGGCCGTGACCAGCCGGGTGATCGCCACCTTCGCCGGCCGGGCCGATCCGACGCCCTCGCCCATGCTGGCCGAGCTGACCCCGCGCGAGCTGGAGGTGCTGCGGCTGCTCGCCCGCGGCCTGACCAATGCGGAGATCGCCGGGGAGCTGTACGTGGGGGAGGCGACGGTCAAGACGCATGTGGCGCGGGTGCTGATGAAACTCTCCCTGCGGGACCGGGCCCAGGCGGTGGTGTTCGCGTACGAGACGGGTGTCGTCCGGCCGGGGGCCGCCTGA
- a CDS encoding DUF6421 family protein, producing the protein MQAFPRVLFDEAHSESWTIRREVAEAINPAHPDDNSYARAAGVLRHLGHTVVAHTSGPLDAAALAEQDVLVIAHPSGERWERTTGQGSPVFSAAELDAIEAYVAGGGGLVVLAEEEQDKYGNNLRELLGRFGTGVEHTTVRDPRNAHRDVATWVLATRATTDGLLAGVKTACFYRTGVLTSPADATVLFETSSTADPAGAPLAVAVRHGRGRVVVFADSDLFGDDSIDDHDHRRLWGNVITWAARVPEGGGAAGSREESKGALFARLKAAVEELRPLQVKDGSVPEESKDRAKALVGEIAEHVGEIAPFFPHDAAYLQAVQHDLAKWADQGLGVPDFLDSLDLFHPDTQRVDGLEHVVVFPMYTQNGNPNRNLEAVWIRTIWPDWLARLEATGYDNPMFVPIAFEDFTSGYETHSAVLFPETVAVRQAPARFTWGGIFADREAARFRRVSTAAAGTLKLELPPDAARLLASQQLAQDTFVLWDLIHDRTHSHGDLPFDPFMIKQRMPYWLYSLEELRCDLTAFGEAVELERQGVPHARYVQHAILFDRLFRFPISGDRVRNYDGLGGQLLFAYLHRNDVVRWTDNRLSIDWERVADGVADLRGEVEKLYRDSIDRSKLAHWLAAYELVSSYVAPHPGSTWAKGIGALPEEQKAKVDAVLPDEFPLSMFYEALRRKLGEVVESTKGLRA; encoded by the coding sequence ATGCAAGCGTTCCCCCGAGTCCTGTTCGACGAGGCCCACAGCGAGTCGTGGACCATCCGGCGCGAGGTGGCCGAGGCCATCAACCCCGCGCATCCCGATGACAACAGCTATGCCCGCGCGGCCGGGGTGCTGCGGCACCTGGGGCACACCGTGGTCGCTCACACGTCGGGCCCGCTCGACGCCGCGGCCCTCGCCGAGCAGGACGTTCTGGTGATCGCGCACCCGTCAGGAGAGCGGTGGGAACGCACCACCGGACAGGGCAGCCCCGTCTTCTCCGCCGCCGAGCTGGACGCGATCGAGGCGTACGTGGCCGGCGGCGGCGGGCTGGTGGTGCTGGCCGAGGAGGAGCAGGACAAGTACGGCAACAACCTGCGTGAGCTGCTCGGGCGGTTCGGGACCGGGGTGGAGCACACGACGGTGCGCGACCCGAGGAACGCGCACCGGGACGTGGCCACCTGGGTGCTCGCCACCCGCGCCACCACGGACGGGCTGCTCGCCGGCGTCAAGACGGCCTGCTTCTACCGCACCGGCGTCCTGACCTCGCCCGCCGACGCGACCGTGCTCTTCGAGACCTCCTCCACCGCCGATCCGGCGGGCGCGCCGCTGGCGGTCGCCGTGCGGCACGGCCGGGGCCGCGTGGTCGTGTTCGCCGACTCCGACCTGTTCGGCGACGACTCCATCGACGACCACGACCACCGCAGGCTCTGGGGGAACGTGATCACCTGGGCCGCCCGCGTCCCAGAGGGCGGCGGTGCCGCCGGCTCGCGCGAGGAGTCCAAGGGCGCCCTGTTCGCCCGGCTCAAGGCGGCCGTCGAGGAGCTCAGGCCGCTCCAGGTCAAGGACGGTTCGGTGCCGGAGGAGTCCAAGGACCGTGCCAAGGCGCTGGTGGGCGAGATCGCCGAGCACGTAGGCGAAATAGCGCCATTTTTCCCCCATGACGCGGCCTACCTCCAGGCCGTCCAGCACGACCTCGCGAAGTGGGCCGACCAGGGTCTCGGCGTGCCCGACTTCCTCGACTCGCTCGACCTCTTCCACCCCGACACCCAGCGCGTGGACGGCCTGGAGCACGTCGTGGTGTTCCCCATGTACACCCAGAACGGCAACCCCAACCGCAACCTGGAGGCCGTCTGGATCCGGACCATCTGGCCGGACTGGCTGGCCAGGCTGGAGGCCACCGGCTACGACAACCCGATGTTCGTGCCGATCGCGTTCGAGGACTTCACCTCCGGCTATGAGACGCACTCCGCCGTGTTGTTCCCCGAGACGGTGGCCGTGCGCCAGGCGCCTGCCCGCTTCACCTGGGGCGGCATCTTCGCCGACCGCGAGGCCGCCAGGTTCAGGCGGGTCTCCACGGCGGCGGCCGGCACGCTCAAGCTCGAGCTGCCGCCGGACGCCGCCAGGCTGCTGGCCTCACAGCAGCTCGCGCAGGACACGTTCGTGTTGTGGGACCTGATCCACGACCGCACGCACAGCCACGGGGACCTGCCGTTCGACCCGTTCATGATCAAGCAGCGGATGCCGTACTGGCTGTACTCGCTGGAGGAGCTGCGCTGCGACCTGACCGCGTTCGGCGAGGCGGTGGAGCTGGAGCGGCAGGGGGTGCCGCACGCCAGGTACGTCCAGCACGCGATCCTGTTCGACCGGCTGTTCCGGTTCCCGATCAGCGGGGACCGGGTGCGGAACTACGACGGGCTCGGCGGGCAGCTGCTCTTCGCCTACCTGCATCGCAACGACGTCGTGCGGTGGACCGACAACCGGCTGTCGATCGACTGGGAGCGGGTCGCGGACGGGGTGGCCGACCTGCGGGGCGAGGTGGAGAAGCTCTACCGGGACAGCATCGACCGGTCCAAGCTGGCGCACTGGCTGGCGGCGTACGAGCTGGTGAGCTCTTATGTCGCGCCGCACCCGGGCTCGACCTGGGCGAAGGGGATCGGGGCGCTGCCCGAGGAGCAGAAGGCCAAGGTGGACGCGGTGCTGCCGGACGAGTTCCCGCTGAGCATGTTCTACGAGGCGCTCCGCCGTAAGCTGGGCGAAGTCGTCGAATCGACCAAGGGACTCCGAGCATGA
- a CDS encoding SDR family NAD(P)-dependent oxidoreductase — translation MIILVTGAGGPTGEAVSGYFRKNGHTVIGVDKGDVDLLDRAAVQSLAESIDREYGRVDGVVHLVGGWRGASTFAETSLEDWDVLHDLLIRTLQHVSLAFEPLLRRSDNGRFVIVSAKAAERPSAGGAVYAAAKAAAEAWTLSLADALSGTDSAAVILVVKALVNDAMRAANPDGRFPGFTDVNDLAAAIGGLYDRPAAEINGTRLDLTS, via the coding sequence ATGATCATTCTGGTTACCGGGGCTGGAGGGCCTACGGGTGAGGCTGTCTCCGGATATTTCCGGAAAAATGGTCACACCGTGATCGGTGTCGACAAGGGCGACGTCGACCTCCTCGACCGCGCGGCCGTACAGAGCCTGGCGGAGAGCATCGACCGCGAGTACGGCCGGGTGGACGGCGTGGTGCACCTGGTCGGCGGGTGGCGCGGGGCGAGCACGTTCGCCGAGACCAGCCTCGAGGACTGGGACGTCCTGCACGACCTGCTGATCCGTACCCTCCAGCACGTGTCGCTGGCCTTCGAGCCGCTGCTGCGCCGCAGCGACAACGGCCGGTTCGTGATCGTCTCCGCCAAGGCGGCCGAGCGGCCGTCCGCCGGTGGCGCCGTGTACGCGGCGGCCAAGGCGGCGGCGGAGGCGTGGACGCTGTCGCTCGCCGACGCCCTGTCCGGCACGGACAGCGCGGCGGTGATCCTCGTCGTCAAGGCCCTGGTCAACGACGCCATGCGGGCCGCCAACCCGGACGGGCGCTTCCCCGGCTTCACCGACGTCAACGATCTCGCGGCGGCGATCGGCGGCCTGTACGACCGCCCGGCCGCCGAGATCAACGGCACTCGATTGGACCTCACTTCTTGA
- a CDS encoding threonine aldolase family protein — MIPRHDPQHKAFASDNYAGVHPEILQAIATANGGHQVSYGDDVYTEALQDVFRQHFGEQAQAWPVFNGTAANVVSLRAMTAHWEAVICAETAHINTDEGGAPEVAGGIKLLTVPTPDGKLTPELIDRQAWGFGDVHRAQPRVVSISNTTELGTLYTPDEVAAICAHAHELGLLVHLDGSRLTNAAAALDVPMRALTTDAGVDVLSFGGTKIGLLYGEAVVVLNPSAATGVDYIRKTFMQLSSKMRFVSAQFEALLSGDLWLRNARRANAMGRRLAEAVRDIPGVTVPRPVEANAVFAVLPRDVTERLQKRFRFYTWNEATGEVRWMCAFDTTEADVDAFAAAVAEEMRTATS, encoded by the coding sequence TTGATTCCCCGGCACGACCCCCAGCACAAGGCGTTCGCCAGCGACAACTACGCGGGCGTACACCCCGAGATCCTCCAGGCGATCGCGACCGCCAACGGCGGTCACCAGGTCTCCTACGGTGACGACGTGTACACCGAGGCCCTGCAGGACGTCTTCCGGCAGCACTTCGGCGAGCAGGCGCAGGCATGGCCGGTGTTCAACGGCACGGCCGCGAACGTGGTCTCCCTCCGCGCCATGACCGCGCACTGGGAGGCGGTCATCTGCGCCGAGACCGCCCACATCAACACCGACGAGGGCGGGGCGCCCGAGGTCGCCGGCGGCATCAAGCTCCTGACCGTCCCCACGCCCGACGGCAAGCTCACGCCCGAGCTGATCGACCGGCAGGCGTGGGGCTTCGGCGACGTGCACCGGGCCCAGCCGCGGGTGGTGTCCATCTCGAACACCACCGAGCTGGGCACCCTCTACACGCCCGACGAGGTCGCCGCGATCTGCGCGCACGCCCACGAACTCGGGCTGCTGGTCCACCTCGACGGCTCCCGGCTGACGAACGCGGCGGCCGCGCTGGACGTGCCCATGCGGGCGCTCACCACGGACGCCGGTGTGGACGTGCTGTCCTTCGGCGGCACCAAGATCGGCCTGTTGTACGGCGAGGCCGTCGTCGTGCTCAACCCCTCGGCCGCCACCGGGGTGGACTACATCCGCAAGACGTTCATGCAGCTGTCGTCGAAGATGCGTTTCGTGTCGGCGCAGTTCGAGGCCCTGTTGTCGGGGGACCTGTGGTTGCGGAACGCGCGCCGGGCCAACGCCATGGGGCGGCGCCTGGCCGAGGCCGTGCGCGACATCCCCGGCGTCACGGTGCCCCGGCCGGTGGAGGCCAACGCCGTCTTCGCCGTCCTGCCCAGGGATGTGACGGAGCGGCTGCAGAAGCGGTTCCGGTTCTACACCTGGAACGAGGCGACGGGAGAGGTGCGGTGGATGTGCGCCTTCGACACGACGGAGGCCGACGTGGATGCCTTCGCCGCCGCCGTCGCCGAGGAAATGCGCACCGCCACCTCCTGA
- a CDS encoding phytoene desaturase family protein encodes MDADAVVVGSGPNGLVAAVTLARAGRKVLLLEAAERFGGGLRSGELTLPGRVHDLGATIMAMALASPAFRELGLKGGESSEEGESHRGSAFLSGVRFAHPAVPAAHPLDDRPAVLVHRDPRRTAEALGRDAGAWLATVGATARAGFPLVELLLKPLGPWHVPPRAFAQAARFGLAGALPATTFARRAFSTVEGRAVIAGMAAHSVLDLRSPITAGYGLLLASLTHLVGWPLVRGGSQVLADALVAELRSLGGEAVAGHRVRRLAELSAPTVVLDVTPRQLIAMTDLPAGYRRRLERFRYGPGVFKLDWALDGPVPWRDPAVADAGTVHLGGTLEEIALSEAEMAAGRHSPRPYVLLVQPYAADPTRGGHTLWAYCHVPHGSAVDMTDAIETQIERYAPGFRDRVLARHAMGPADLEAGNPNLVGGDIGGGLASLTQFLRRPVWSPAPWRTPLPGVFLCSASTPPGAGTHGMGGWQAARLALRPNARHAGKP; translated from the coding sequence ATGGACGCTGACGCGGTGGTCGTCGGCTCCGGCCCCAACGGGTTGGTCGCCGCGGTCACGCTGGCCCGTGCCGGGCGCAAGGTGCTGCTGCTGGAGGCGGCCGAGCGGTTCGGCGGCGGGCTGCGCTCCGGCGAGCTGACACTGCCGGGCCGGGTGCACGACCTCGGGGCGACCATCATGGCGATGGCGCTGGCATCGCCTGCGTTCCGGGAGCTCGGTCTCAAGGGGGGCGAGTCATCCGAAGAGGGCGAGTCCCACAGGGGCAGCGCGTTCCTGAGCGGGGTCCGGTTCGCCCATCCCGCGGTGCCCGCCGCCCATCCGCTGGACGACCGTCCCGCGGTGCTCGTGCACCGCGACCCGCGCCGCACCGCCGAGGCACTCGGGCGGGACGCGGGCGCGTGGCTGGCCACCGTCGGCGCGACGGCACGAGCCGGATTCCCGCTGGTGGAGCTGCTGCTCAAACCCTTGGGGCCGTGGCACGTGCCGCCGCGGGCGTTCGCGCAGGCGGCCAGATTCGGGCTCGCGGGTGCGCTGCCCGCCACGACGTTCGCCCGGCGGGCCTTCAGCACCGTGGAGGGGCGGGCGGTGATCGCGGGCATGGCCGCGCATTCCGTGCTCGACCTGCGCTCCCCCATCACCGCCGGCTACGGCTTGCTGCTGGCGTCCTTGACTCACCTGGTCGGCTGGCCGCTGGTGCGGGGCGGATCCCAGGTGCTGGCCGACGCGCTCGTGGCCGAGCTCAGGTCGCTGGGCGGGGAGGCGGTCGCGGGGCACAGGGTGCGCCGCCTGGCCGAGCTGTCGGCGCCGACCGTGGTGCTCGACGTGACGCCCCGGCAGCTCATCGCCATGACCGACCTGCCCGCGGGCTACCGCCGGCGGCTCGAACGGTTCCGCTACGGTCCCGGGGTGTTCAAGCTGGACTGGGCGCTGGACGGGCCCGTGCCGTGGCGGGATCCGGCGGTGGCGGACGCGGGCACCGTCCACCTGGGCGGCACGCTGGAGGAGATCGCGCTCAGCGAGGCGGAGATGGCGGCGGGGCGCCATTCGCCCCGGCCGTACGTGCTCCTCGTCCAGCCGTACGCGGCCGATCCGACCCGGGGCGGGCACACTCTGTGGGCTTACTGCCACGTTCCCCACGGCTCGGCGGTGGACATGACGGACGCCATCGAGACGCAGATCGAGCGGTACGCCCCGGGGTTCCGTGACCGCGTGCTGGCCCGGCACGCGATGGGGCCCGCGGACCTGGAAGCGGGCAATCCGAACCTGGTGGGGGGCGACATCGGGGGCGGGCTGGCGAGCCTGACGCAGTTCCTGCGCCGGCCTGTGTGGTCGCCTGCCCCATGGCGTACGCCCCTTCCCGGCGTGTTCCTGTGCTCGGCCTCGACGCCGCCGGGGGCCGGGACCCATGGGATGGGTGGCTGGCAGGCCGCCCGCCTGGCCCTGCGCCCCAACGCCCGCCACGCCGGCAAGCCCTGA
- a CDS encoding DUF305 domain-containing protein produces the protein MEKPVRNPLLIVCGVLVLAAAAFLLFGRAGTPGDSSPEAGFARDMAAHHAQAVDMAFTIRDKGPAKEVRNLAYDIIYTQANQRGMFIGWLQQWGLDQATDQRPMAWMSGHGHGGGTTTAPGTMPGMATPAELAKLKEAQGTQAEILFLQLMIRHHEGGVEMAEGVLKLSTRPEVVSMAQKIVQGQSSEIKLMTDMLRQRGAQPYPSILPPQ, from the coding sequence ATGGAAAAGCCCGTCAGGAATCCACTCCTCATCGTCTGCGGCGTGCTCGTGCTCGCCGCGGCCGCGTTCTTGTTGTTCGGCCGAGCGGGCACGCCCGGGGACTCCTCGCCCGAGGCCGGGTTCGCCCGCGACATGGCCGCGCACCACGCGCAGGCCGTGGACATGGCGTTCACGATCAGGGACAAGGGCCCCGCCAAGGAGGTCAGGAATCTGGCCTACGACATCATCTACACCCAGGCCAACCAGCGTGGCATGTTCATCGGCTGGCTGCAGCAGTGGGGGCTGGACCAGGCGACCGACCAGCGGCCGATGGCCTGGATGAGCGGCCACGGGCACGGCGGGGGCACCACGACCGCGCCCGGCACGATGCCCGGCATGGCGACTCCGGCGGAGCTGGCCAAGCTCAAGGAGGCGCAGGGCACGCAGGCCGAGATCCTCTTCCTGCAGCTGATGATCCGCCACCACGAGGGCGGCGTGGAGATGGCCGAGGGCGTGCTCAAGCTGTCCACCCGGCCTGAGGTCGTCAGCATGGCGCAGAAGATCGTCCAGGGGCAGAGCAGCGAGATCAAGCTCATGACCGACATGCTGCGCCAGCGCGGCGCCCAGCCTTATCCGTCCATACTGCCACCCCAGTGA
- a CDS encoding DUF3105 domain-containing protein produces the protein MTKEKAQARREHLQQMRAEQKRKQRRAALLMWGTGGLIIVLLVGVVGYYLIDQAQKTSLDAVANYKYEGSQHVGTVVTYKETPPVGGPHNNYWQQCAIYDKPIHSEHAVHSLEHGAVWITYRPDLPKAQLDKLKEVASSTGNQEYMLMSPFPNLPAPIVVSSWGHQLKLNSPDDPKLGAFIKRYQNGPDTPELGAPCGGADAITTTADQAPLPPEPTGQQQPTQTAAPSPSQSQQ, from the coding sequence ATGACGAAGGAGAAGGCGCAGGCGAGGCGCGAGCATCTGCAGCAGATGCGGGCCGAGCAGAAGCGCAAACAACGCCGCGCCGCGCTGCTCATGTGGGGAACGGGCGGGCTGATCATCGTGTTGCTCGTCGGCGTGGTCGGCTATTACCTGATCGATCAGGCTCAGAAGACGTCGCTGGACGCCGTGGCCAACTACAAGTACGAGGGCAGCCAGCACGTGGGGACCGTGGTCACCTACAAGGAGACCCCGCCGGTGGGCGGCCCGCACAACAACTACTGGCAGCAGTGCGCGATCTACGACAAGCCGATCCACTCCGAGCACGCGGTGCACTCGCTGGAGCACGGCGCCGTCTGGATCACCTACCGGCCCGACCTGCCCAAGGCGCAGCTCGACAAGCTGAAGGAAGTGGCCTCGTCCACGGGCAACCAGGAATACATGCTGATGAGCCCGTTCCCCAACCTGCCCGCACCGATCGTCGTGTCGTCCTGGGGACACCAGCTCAAGCTCAACAGCCCGGACGACCCGAAGCTCGGGGCGTTCATCAAGCGCTACCAGAACGGCCCTGACACGCCGGAGCTGGGCGCCCCGTGCGGCGGCGCCGACGCCATCACGACGACGGCCGACCAGGCTCCGCTGCCGCCCGAGCCCACAGGTCAGCAGCAGCCGACGCAGACCGCCGCCCCGTCGCCCAGCCAGTCCCAGCAGTAG
- the ald gene encoding alanine dehydrogenase: MNVGVPLEVKNSEYRVALTPAGVHEFVRHGHQVYVERGAGEGSSIPDADFAAAGAVIVPTADEVWTASDLIMKVKEPMPEEYHRLRKGQVLFTYLHLAASKACTRALLDSGCTAVAYETVQTPNGALPLLAPMSEVAGRLAPQVGAYHLMRSAGGRGVLMGGVSGVHAARVVVIGAGVSGMNAAAIALGMQAEVLLLDKNIDKLRQADMIYQGHCQTVASNILEIERAVLEADLVIGAVLVPGAKAPELVSNELVSRMKPGSVLVDISIDQGGCFADSRPTTHEEPTYRVHDSIFYCVANMPGAVPHTSTFALTNVTLPYALAMANLGWRQAMREDPALALGLSTHEGQLTSQPVAEAHGLEWTTSEAVLG; encoded by the coding sequence ATGAACGTCGGCGTTCCTCTAGAAGTCAAGAACAGCGAATATCGCGTGGCGCTGACCCCAGCGGGGGTTCACGAGTTCGTGCGTCACGGCCACCAGGTCTACGTCGAGCGGGGGGCGGGCGAGGGCTCGTCGATCCCCGACGCCGACTTCGCCGCGGCGGGCGCCGTCATCGTGCCCACGGCCGACGAGGTCTGGACCGCGAGCGACCTGATCATGAAGGTCAAGGAGCCGATGCCGGAGGAGTACCACCGGCTGCGCAAGGGCCAGGTGTTGTTCACCTACCTGCATCTGGCCGCTTCCAAGGCGTGTACGCGGGCGCTGCTCGACTCGGGCTGCACCGCGGTCGCGTACGAGACCGTGCAGACGCCGAACGGCGCGCTGCCGCTGCTCGCGCCCATGTCCGAGGTGGCGGGCCGGCTCGCGCCGCAGGTGGGGGCCTACCACCTGATGCGGTCGGCGGGCGGCAGAGGCGTGCTGATGGGCGGCGTCTCCGGCGTGCACGCGGCGCGGGTCGTGGTCATCGGGGCCGGCGTGTCCGGCATGAACGCCGCGGCCATCGCTCTCGGCATGCAGGCCGAGGTGCTCCTGCTCGACAAGAACATCGACAAGCTGCGCCAGGCCGACATGATCTACCAGGGGCACTGCCAGACGGTCGCCTCGAACATCCTGGAGATCGAGCGCGCGGTGCTGGAGGCCGACCTGGTCATCGGCGCGGTGCTGGTGCCCGGCGCCAAGGCGCCCGAGCTGGTGAGCAACGAACTGGTCAGCCGGATGAAGCCGGGCTCAGTGCTGGTGGACATCTCGATCGACCAGGGCGGCTGCTTCGCGGACTCGCGGCCCACCACGCATGAGGAGCCGACCTACCGGGTGCACGACTCGATCTTCTACTGCGTGGCCAACATGCCGGGGGCCGTGCCGCACACGTCGACGTTCGCGCTGACGAACGTCACGTTGCCGTACGCGCTGGCCATGGCCAACCTGGGCTGGCGGCAGGCCATGCGCGAGGACCCGGCGCTGGCGCTCGGCCTGAGCACCCACGAGGGCCAGCTGACCAGCCAGCCCGTGGCCGAAGCGCACGGGCTGGAGTGGACGACGTCGGAGGCGGTGCTGGGCTGA
- a CDS encoding excalibur calcium-binding domain-containing protein — protein sequence MDKPEEPPLADPGEPQASRVTTIVLIVSLVLVVLVAGVAGTVAVLMTKNPDMPLLGGTVPHRLPVPIHFAPVRETKPAPCPGDPAVLDEEQKTCYLLEDGVTVHAVQQIEPVREKDGQYSVRIAIAPAFKEKLVQLIDEMVIEQRQVAVVLAPEQPDQPKIVLAAPIVTQAMDGDSMSITGFTEEEARALTARLLGPGASGTPAPTEPAGSSPPATPPGTTGTTGTPSTTGTPGTTGSTGTTGTNPANPGVTNPATNSGRTPDRHYATCKEAVAAGYGPYHKGTHEEYSWYPDVDNNGTACNSADIR from the coding sequence ATGGACAAGCCGGAAGAGCCGCCACTCGCGGACCCGGGGGAGCCGCAGGCGAGCAGAGTCACCACCATCGTGTTGATCGTCTCGCTCGTGCTCGTCGTGCTCGTCGCAGGCGTGGCCGGCACGGTTGCCGTCCTGATGACGAAAAACCCCGACATGCCGCTGTTAGGCGGCACGGTGCCGCACCGTCTGCCCGTGCCCATCCACTTCGCCCCGGTCCGGGAGACCAAGCCCGCGCCGTGCCCCGGCGACCCGGCCGTGCTGGATGAGGAGCAGAAGACCTGCTACCTGCTGGAGGACGGCGTCACGGTCCACGCCGTCCAGCAGATCGAGCCGGTGCGCGAGAAGGACGGCCAATACTCCGTGCGCATCGCGATCGCGCCGGCGTTCAAGGAGAAGCTGGTCCAGCTCATCGACGAGATGGTGATCGAGCAGCGGCAGGTGGCGGTCGTGCTCGCGCCTGAGCAGCCCGACCAGCCCAAGATCGTGCTGGCCGCGCCCATCGTCACCCAGGCCATGGACGGCGACAGCATGAGCATCACCGGGTTCACCGAGGAGGAGGCCCGCGCGCTGACCGCCCGCCTGCTCGGCCCAGGGGCGAGCGGCACCCCCGCGCCCACCGAACCCGCCGGCAGCAGCCCACCGGCCACGCCCCCCGGCACGACCGGCACCACAGGGACGCCCAGCACCACAGGGACCCCCGGCACCACGGGAAGCACGGGCACCACGGGAACGAACCCGGCCAACCCCGGCGTGACCAATCCCGCGACCAACTCCGGCCGCACCCCCGACCGCCACTACGCCACCTGCAAGGAGGCCGTGGCGGCCGGCTACGGGCCCTATCACAAGGGCACGCACGAGGAATACTCCTGGTACCCCGACGTCGACAACAACGGCACGGCCTGCAACTCCGCGGACATCCGCTAG